Proteins from a genomic interval of Colletotrichum higginsianum IMI 349063 chromosome 6, whole genome shotgun sequence:
- a CDS encoding Dehydratase: MSEQSSTPGKDGKPPATVVTGDYDLSTPIDSSVGLRQGLTSYGDNHFSLFLRKVFIKALGYSEDALSRPIIGIVNTYSSFNPCHANVPQLIEAVKRGVQLSGGLAIDFPTISIHESFASPTSMYLRNLMSMDTEEMIKAQPCDAVLLIGGCDKTTPAQLMGGISANKPILHLVTGPMMPGSHKGVRIGACTDCRNNWAAYRAGKIDIEDISAINDELAPTGGTCGVMGTASTMACILVGLGMMPFKGATAPAVSSARLRIAEQTGGLAVVLHKKGLKPQDLLTRESFLNAITVLQAIGGSTNAVVHMMAIVGRHPAVAGTITLDTFDEIGRRTPLLVDLKPSGQNYMDDFHNSGGMLALLHELKPLLHLDAMTVTGRTLGEELAATPFTPIPRDSLVNCLQPFNDPLYPASALAVLRGNIAPGGAVIKQSASKDRRLLRHSGPAVVFAGSADMALRIDDPALDVTPDSVLVLQNIGPVGNPGMPEAGLIPIPRKLAERGVQDMLRLSDGRMSGTAGGTIVLHISPEAADPESVLGVVRTGDVITCDVERRVIRVEVSDDEIRRRIAERREALEREEENGGSNAPWVAKKRIRGYRGLYLRSVLQAEGGADFDFLTADGPS; this comes from the exons ATGAGCGAACAATCGTCAACGCCgggcaaggacggcaagcCCCCCGCGACGGTCGTCACGGGCGACTACGACCTCTCGACGCCGATCGACTCGAGCGTCGGCCTGCGGCAGGGCCTGACCTCGTACGGGGACAACCACTTCAGCCTGTTCCTCCGCAAGGTGTTCATCAAGGCCCTGGGGTACAGCGAGGACGCGCTCTCGCGgcccatcatcggcatcgtcaACACGTACTCGAGCTTCAACCCGTGCCACGCCAACGTGCCGCAGCtgatcgaggccgtcaagcgCGGCGTGCAGCTGAgcggcggcctggccatCGACTTCCCGACCATCAGCATCCACGAGAGCTtcgcgtcgccgacgagcatgTACCTGCGCAACCTCATGAGCATGGACACGGAGGAGATGATCAAGGCCCAGCCGTGTGACGCGGTGCTGCTCATCGGAG GATGCGACAAGACGACCCCGGCGCAGCTAATGGGCGGCATATCTGCCAACAAGCCCATCCTGCATCTCGTCACTGGACCTATGATGCCGGGAAGCCACAAGGGCGTGCGGATCGGCGCTTGCACCGACTGCCGCAACAACTGGGCCGCTTACAGGGCCGGCAAGATTGACATTGAGGACATCTCGGCCATCAACGACGAGCTTGCCCCGACA gGCGGCACATGCGGCGTCATGGGCACCGCGTCGACCATGGCGTGCATCCTGGTCGGCCTGGGGATGATGCCCTTCAAGGGCGCCACCGCGCCGGCCGTCTCGTCCGCCAGGCTGCGGATCGCGGAGCAGACGGGCGGGCTCGCCGTGGTCCTGCACAAGAAGGGCCTGAAGCCGCAGGACCTGCTCACGCGCGAGTCGTTCCTCAACGCCATCACCGTGCTGCaggccatcggcggctcgaccaacgccgtcgtccacatgatggccatcgtcggccgccacccggccgtcgccggcaccatcACGCTCGACACCTTTGACGAGATCGGCCGCCGGACGCCGCTGCTGGTCGACCTGAAGCCCAGCGGGCAGAACTACATGGACGACTTCCACAACTCGGGCGGCATGCTGGCCCTCCTGCACGAGCTGAAGCCGCTGCTGCACCTCGACGCCATGACGGTGACGGGCCGCACGCTAggcgaggagctcgcggCCACGCCCTTCACGCCCATCCCCCGCGACAGCCTCGTCAACTGCCTACAGCCCTTCAACGACCCGCTGTacccggcctcggcgctgGCCGTGCTCCGCGGCAACATCGCCccgggcggcgccgtcatcaagCAGAGCGCGTCCAAGGACCGCCGGCTCCTCAGGCACTCCGGGccggccgtcgtcttcgccggctCGGCAGACATGGCCCTGCGCATCGACGACCCGGCGCTGGACGTCACCCCGGACAGCGTCCTGGTCCTCCAGAACATCGGACCCGTCGGCAACCCGGGGATGCCCGAGGCCGGGCTCATCCCCATCCCGCggaagctcgccgagcgcGGCGTCCAGGACATGCTGCGGCTGTCCGACGGCCGCATGAGCGGCACGGCGGGCGGCACCATCGTCTTGCACATCTCCCCCGAGGCGGCCGATCCCGAATCGGTCCTGGGCGTCGTGAGGACCGGCGACGTCATCACGTGCGACGTCGAGCGGCGCGTCATCCGGGTCGAggtctcggacgacgagatccGGAGGAGGATAGCCGAGAGGAGAGAGGCgttggagagggaggaggagaacggGGGCAGCAACGCGCCGTGGGTGGCCAAGAAGCGGATCCGTGGCTACCGCGGGCTCTATCTGCGTTCCGTGTTGCAGGCCGAGGGAGGCGCCGACTTTGATTTCCTCACAGCTGATGGCCCTTCATAG
- a CDS encoding Oxidoreductase ucpA: MLNLQGKVALVIGLGQSGSDGWGIGAACAVTLAKQGALIFGGNRTVESTTKTRTAIEEAGGVCDVVATDATSSESVRALVDACLARHGRIDILVTNVGQSQPGCPATMAEATWDAQMDLNLKSVYLACHHVLPVMAAQPSGGSVVCVSSIAGMRYIGKPQVAYNTTKAAVMQFVKATAVIYAGKGVRLNTVVPGLMDTPYTKGLSQRFPQEGGYEAFRKMRDDQVPMGRMGDAWDVANAAVFLASDEARYITGQKIVVDGGITSSTGRV, translated from the coding sequence ATGCTCAACCTCCAAGGAAAAGTCGCCCTggtcatcggcctcggccaaTCAGGCTCGGACGGCTggggcatcggcgccgcctgcgccgtcACTCTCGCCAAGCAGGGCGCCCTCATCTTCGGCGGCAACCGGACCGTCGAGTCCACGACCAAGACCCGGACGgccatcgaggaggccggcggcgtgtgcgacgtcgtcgcgacggacgcgacgtcgtccgagtccgtCAGGGCCCTCGTGGACGCCTGCCTCGCCCGCCACGGCCGCATCGACATCCTCGTGACCAACGTCGGCCAGTCGCAGCCCGGGTGCCCCGCGaccatggccgaggcgacgTGGGACGCGCAGATGGACCTGAACCTCAAGAGCGTCTACCTTGCCTGCCACCACGTGCTGCCCGTCATGGCGGCGCAGCCGTCCGGGGGCAGCGTCGTGTGCGTGTCGAGCATCGCGGGCATGCGGTACATCGGCAAGCCGCAGGTCGCGTACAACACTACCAAGGCGGCCGTCATGCAGTTCGTCAAGGCGACGGCCGTCATCTACGCGGGAAAAGGGGTGCGGCTGAACACGGTCGTGCCGGGGCTGATGGACACGCCCTACACCAAGGGGCTGTCGCAGAGGTTCCCGCAGGAGGGCGGCTACGAGGCCTTCCGGAAGATGAGGGACGACCAGGTGCCGATGGGCCGGATGGGGGACGCGTGGGACGTTGCCAACGCGGCGGTGTTTCTGGCCTCGGACGAGGCGCGGTACATCACCGGGCAGAAGATTGTGGTGGACGGCGGTATCACTTCGTCCACGGGGCGGGTCTAG